A part of Mustela erminea isolate mMusErm1 chromosome 9, mMusErm1.Pri, whole genome shotgun sequence genomic DNA contains:
- the TMEM45B gene encoding transmembrane protein 45B, with protein MANFKGHALPGSFFLIVGLWWSVKYPLIYFHQKGKSSRLTRYQQRLEIIEAAIRTLFSVIGILAEQFVPDGPHLHLYHESGWVKLMNWQHSTMYLFFAVSGIVDLLTCLVSHVPLGLDRLVMAVATFTEGFLFYYHVHNRPPLDQHIHSLLLCAVFGGAFSIFVEVILRDNIVLQLFRTSLVILQGTWFWQIGFVLFPPFGGPEWDQKDHANLMFVTMCFCWHYLAALCIVAIGYSLVFCHLTRLKRPGGEIIGIQKLKSDHTYQTALLSGSDEE; from the exons ATGGCGAACTTTAAGGGCCACGCTCTCCCAGGGAGTTTCTTCTTGATAGTTGGGCTGTGGTGGTCAGTAAAGTACCCGCTGATATACTTTCACCAGAAGGGGAAAAGCAGCCGACTGACTCGTTACCAACAGCGTCTCGAGATCATTGAAGCTGCAATCAGAACCTTGTTTTCAGTCATTG GGATCCTGGCAGAGCAGTTTGTTCCCGACGGGCCCCACCTCCACCTGTACCACGAAAGCGGGTGGGTGAAGTTAATGAACTGGCAGCACAGCACCATGTACTTATTCTTCGCGGTCTCGGGGATCGTGGATCTGCTCACCTGCCTCGTCAGCCATGTTCCCCTGGGGCTGGACAGACTGGTTATGGCCGTGGCGACATTCACCGAAG GTTTCCTCTTCTACTACCACGTCCATAACCGCCCACCCCTGGACCAGCATATCCACTCGCTCTTGCTGTGCGCCGTGTTCGGAGGGGCCTTCAGCATCTTCGTAGAGGTGATCCTTCGGGACAATATCGTGCTGCAGCTCTTCCGAACCAGTCTCGTTAttcttcagggcacctggttcTGGCAG ATCGGGTTTGTGCTGTTCCCACCTTTTGGAGGACCCGAATGGGACCAGAAAGATCACGCAAACCTAATGTTCGTCACCATGTGCTTCTGCTGGCACTACTTGGCTGCCCTCTGCATTGTGGCCATCGGCTACTCGCTCGTTTTCTG CCATTTGACCCGGTTAAAGAGGCCCGGAGGAGAAATCATCGGCATTCAGAAGCTGAAGTCAGATCACACTTACCAGACAGCCCTCTTGAGTGGCTCGGATGAGGAATGA